Part of the Cryptosporangium arvum DSM 44712 genome, CCCTGCTCGACGCGCTCGAGCAGGAGCGCGGCGAAATCCTGCTGGCCCCGGCGACGCAGCCGGAGCGCTTCCGGCCCCGCCGACGGCAGCTCGAGCAGCATCGCGCGGGTGAGCGCGGGATCGGACTGGAGCGCCGACAGATACGCGTGCACCGCGGTGCGCACCTGATCGCGCCAGTCCATCTCCGGCCGCGCGGCCTCGCCGACCACGCGCAGCAGCCGGTCGCTGGCCGCGGCGTACACCGCGAGGAAGCACTCCTGCTTGTCGGCGAAGTGCTCGTAGAAGGTCCGCTTCGAGACGCGGGCGTGCCGGGCGATGTCGGCGATCGTGACCGCGCCGTACCCCTTCTCGACGAGCGCCGAGCCCATCCCGGACAGCAGGCGGCCCCGGTGCCCGCCCGCTGTGTCGTCGGGGTTGGTCGCCCGCACTGCCGCAGTAGTCAACGCTTCACCCTCCTCGCCCGAAATGGTACCGTCACCCCATTCTGGTACGCGCCGGTACCACACTGGGGGGATGCTGTGACTCGACGGCCGACCGTGTTGATCACCGGGGCCGCCCGCGGCATCGGGGCCGAGCTCGCGCGCCAGGCCACGGCCGCGGGTGCCCGGGTGGCGCTGGTGGGGCTCGAGCCCGAGCGGTTGGCGGCGCTGGCCGCCGAGCTGGACGGCG contains:
- a CDS encoding TetR/AcrR family transcriptional regulator → MTTAAVRATNPDDTAGGHRGRLLSGMGSALVEKGYGAVTIADIARHARVSKRTFYEHFADKQECFLAVYAAASDRLLRVVGEAARPEMDWRDQVRTAVHAYLSALQSDPALTRAMLLELPSAGPEALRLRRRGQQDFAALLLERVEQGARQLSPAMATAVIGGLNELVLEAVEDGRADRLTDLSGEATDFVRAALMA